In Heterodontus francisci isolate sHetFra1 chromosome 30, sHetFra1.hap1, whole genome shotgun sequence, a genomic segment contains:
- the LOC137346493 gene encoding C-signal-like isoform X2, with amino-acid sequence MDVTDSASIKRAAEVVEASLGETGLNLLINNAGINSHATLETLTAEDMIAVYQTNVVGPLLVSKAFLPSLKKAAQAVDLEGMSCNKAAIINITSLLGSIELSRKNFRIDPMYPYRISKTALNMASVCLSEDLKQYQILCTAIHPGWVRTDMGTVKAPMSVTDNVSSIIKLLANLSQCDTGRFLNWEGNEIPW; translated from the exons ATGG ATGTTACAGATTCGGCCAGCATCAAGAGAGCTGCAGAGGTAGTGGAAGCAAGCCTTGGCGAAACTGGACTCAACTTACTGATCAACAATGCTGGAATAAACTCTCATGCAACTCTGGAAACACTCACTGCTGAGGACATGATTGCAGTTTACCAAACAAATGTGGTTGGCCCCCTATTGGTGAGCAAG GCATTTCTACCCAGTCTGAAGAAAGCAGCACAGGCCGTGGATTTGGAGGGGATGAGCTGTAACAAGGCAGCAATTATCAATATCACCTCACTGCTGGGATCCATTGAATTGAGTCGGAAGAATTTCAGGATCGATCCTATGTATCCGTACCGCATCAGCAAG ACTGCATTAAACATGGCAAGCGTGTGCCTTTCAGAGGATCTGAAGCAGTATCAGATACTTTGTACCGCTATCCATCCAGGCTGGGTCCGAACAGACATGGGAACCGTGAAG GCTCCCATGTCAGTTACCGACAATGTTAGCAGTATAATAAAACTGCTGGCCAACCTGTCACAGtgtgatactggcaggttcctgaattgGGAGGGAAACGAGATTCCCTGGTGA
- the LOC137346493 gene encoding C-signal-like isoform X1, with amino-acid sequence MVTEKAHVKKLQTLAAEHSAVKLVEMDVTDSASIKRAAEVVEASLGETGLNLLINNAGINSHATLETLTAEDMIAVYQTNVVGPLLVSKAFLPSLKKAAQAVDLEGMSCNKAAIINITSLLGSIELSRKNFRIDPMYPYRISKTALNMASVCLSEDLKQYQILCTAIHPGWVRTDMGTVKAPMSVTDNVSSIIKLLANLSQCDTGRFLNWEGNEIPW; translated from the exons AAGCTCCAGACATTGGCAGCTGAACATTCTGCAGTGAAGTTAGTAGAGATGG ATGTTACAGATTCGGCCAGCATCAAGAGAGCTGCAGAGGTAGTGGAAGCAAGCCTTGGCGAAACTGGACTCAACTTACTGATCAACAATGCTGGAATAAACTCTCATGCAACTCTGGAAACACTCACTGCTGAGGACATGATTGCAGTTTACCAAACAAATGTGGTTGGCCCCCTATTGGTGAGCAAG GCATTTCTACCCAGTCTGAAGAAAGCAGCACAGGCCGTGGATTTGGAGGGGATGAGCTGTAACAAGGCAGCAATTATCAATATCACCTCACTGCTGGGATCCATTGAATTGAGTCGGAAGAATTTCAGGATCGATCCTATGTATCCGTACCGCATCAGCAAG ACTGCATTAAACATGGCAAGCGTGTGCCTTTCAGAGGATCTGAAGCAGTATCAGATACTTTGTACCGCTATCCATCCAGGCTGGGTCCGAACAGACATGGGAACCGTGAAG GCTCCCATGTCAGTTACCGACAATGTTAGCAGTATAATAAAACTGCTGGCCAACCTGTCACAGtgtgatactggcaggttcctgaattgGGAGGGAAACGAGATTCCCTGGTGA